The sequence ATCAGTATGTTGATCCGCATGGATGATGTTACCACCATTTGAGTAAATAAAATTAACAATTTTTGCCACGAGTCCCCGGCGATCGCGGCAGGATAATAATAAGGTTGCAGTTGAATTAGACATAATAATTAAAGAAAACAATTATCAAGCATCCGATGAGCGAACAACTAACAGCAGATAACCTAGCATACACTAACGACGAGTATCAGCCGATTATTATTCGCATCGAAGATATTTATAAAGTATACGGTACTGGTAATGCCGAAGTTCGCGCTTTAGCTGGAGTCGATTTAATTGTCAAGAAAGGCGAATATTGTTCGATTATGGGACCTTCTGGTAGTGGTAAGTCTACAGCAATGAATGTCATCGGTTGTTTAGATCGTCCCACTTCCGGAAGCTATTATTTGGATGGTGTGGATGTTTCCCAATTACCAGACAGCGAGTTAGCGACAATTCGCAACCGCAAAATCGGCTTTGTGTTTCAGCAATTTCACCTGCTGTCGCAAATGACAGCCTTGGAAAATGTTATGCTACCGATGGTTTATGCTGGTGTAGGTAGTGGAGAAAGGCGCGATCGCGCGGTTGCTGCTTTAACTAAAGTAGGTTTGTCAAACCGTCTCCACAATAAACCCACTCAACTTTCTGGGGGACAACAACAAAGGGTAGCGATCGCACGCGCGATCGTCAATCAACCTGTTCTACTTTTAGCAGATGAACCCACCGGAGCGCTAGATTCTCGCACTACTCAAGAAGTTTTAGATATTTTTACCGAATTAAATGCTACTGGAATCACTGTAGTTATGGTAACTCACGAACCAGAAGTTGCTCGTCTTACCAAGCGAATTGTTTGGTTTCGCGACGGTAAAGTTATTCATTCTCACCTTACCCCAGAAGAAATGTTAGCAGTAGCTTTTTCTCATTAATAGTATACCACCCTCTTGAAAGAATTTTCTTAGCTTGTAGAGACATTAAATTCAACATCTCTACAGCTATTTTTAACCAGGTAGCCAGCCCACTTTCACCGTTACAGGAGACAACTTCTCGAAAGTTAATACTTCACCAGACTCAGACTCAAAAACTACGTCAGAAAACGTGAAAATTGCAGTTGAATTCGCACCCTTTCTTCCATCACCATCATCAGGAATAATTTCCACCGTTGCTTGTCCAGAAATTGCTTGATAAGTACCTTTAACTAAGGGACGAGAATCATCAATAACTACATCATTGCAAATTTCCGTTGTCAATCTTTCCCCAGTTTCTAGCCGTAGCCGACTATTTTCTTCACTTAAATCTAACTCAAAAGTTTCGGTATCTCCAGCTTCCACGGCTGCGGCTACCAAACCTGGAGACTCGAAAAACCACGCGATCGTATCTTCAGAATTTTTGCCATAAATGTAAACATCATTACAGCCTCCCGTCGTCCATTCTAAGTTATTAATTAATTCTTTCGAGAGAGTTTTTTCTCCGATATTAGCGCAACTATTCAAACTCAGGGATAAAGCGAGTAAAATTGCACTTCCCCAACGATATCTAGCAAGCTTCATTTTCACGATTAAAAGCTAAACAACGCTTCTAACTTAGCTGGGACATTGGGTAAAACTAAATCTAGTTACTAAATTGGTAACACAAGTTGAGAATTACGCGATCGCACAGGCTATAATCTCAATTATGTTAATTATAATCGAGTTATGCAAGAAAAACTAATTGATGTAGAAAATTTTGCAGTCTGTATTAATAACGAAGGATATCAAGCTTCACTGGAAATAGGAAAACTATATCGTATTATACCCGATGCAGAAGCTAAAACTCACGGACTTATTCGCATTGTCGATAACAGTGGTGAAGATTATGCTTTCTCAGTAAATCGTTTTTATCCAATTAAATTACCTCAAAATGTAGAAGAAGTTTTACTAGCAGTTTTTCAATAATTTATAAATTTAATATAATTTAATCTTCGCTTTGTAGAGACGTTAAATGCAACGTCTTCTAGTCACGATAAATACTCAAATTGTCCCATTTTTTAAGCTTCAGACTGCAATTCAAAAGATACATCTTCATAAAGACTTGCCAAACTACCTTCAAAATCAACACTTTTTAGTTGAAATACAGATTCTTCTTCGGTGTAAAACTGCAAAATCCATAACCCATTATCCCCACGTCGAAAACATTCTACTCGCTGACGTTTAGAATTAATTAAAACATACTCCTGTAAAGTAGCTAAGGTTTGATAATCAGCAAATTTATCACCTCTATCAAAAGCTTCTGTAGAATCAGAAAGAACTTCCACAATTAGACAAGGAAAACTTTTGTAATGAGTAGTTTCTTGGTCGCGTTCGTCACAAGTTACGATTACATCAGGATAATAAAATCTATTCTTAGTTTCAATTCTGGCTTTCATATCAGAAATATAAACCCGACAACCAGTACCTCTAACGTGATTACGGAGGAGAGATGCTAAATTAAGAGATATTGTTACATGAACATCGCTTGCACCTGCCATTGCATAAACTTCACCATCAATGTATTCGTGTTTAGTAGGGCTTTGTGCTTCCATCTGAAGATATTCTTCGGAGGTAATACTGAAATTTTCAGGAGAGGCAATCATAGTTAAACTGAAAAAACTAAACCATAACTCATTATACCACTTGGATAGCAGTTATATTTTTCATTAATTATTTTAGTAAGCTATGCGATATATATATCTATAAAATAGCTTGGGTAATCAAGATAAAACCCTTTAATCATCTTGCCAATTTTTCGCTCGCTCGACCGCTTTTTGCCAAATAATAAAGTTATCTTGAGCTTGATTTGCACCTACTCCAGGATCGAAGATTCTATCTACTTTTCTACTGGCAATCAATTCGCGATAATCTTGATAGAAACCCACCGCTAAACCCGCACCAAAAGCTGTTCCTTGAGCGGTTGCATCAAGGATAGCGGGACGTTCGACAGGAACACCTAAAATATCAGCTTGAAACTGCATTAAAAAGTCATTTTTGCAAGCACCACCATCAACTTTTAAAAGCTTAACTGCTGTGTCGCTATCTTGATTAATTGCTTCGACAACTTCTTTGACTTGATAAGCTATTGATTCGAGTACCGATCGCACGATATGCTCTCTTTGTACGCCCCCGGTAATTCCCAAGAAAGCCCCACGTGCGCTCATATCCCAATGAGGTGTCCCTAAACCACTTAATGCTGGTACAAAATAAACGCCATTGCTGTCTTTTACTTGAGTAGCTAAAGTCTCAGTTTCGGCGGCGGATTTAATTAATTTTAACCCGTCTCGCAACCATTGAATACAAGCCCCAGTGGTAAACATCGCTCCTTCGAGAGCATAGTTTGTTTTCTCTGCTGTAGTCCAAGCTACAGTAGCCAGAAGTTGATGTTGAGAAAGTGTGAGATTGTCTTCAGTTTGGGCTACAAGAAAGCAGCCTGTACCGTAGGTGCATTTTAACATCCCGGCGCGATCGCAGCCGTGAGCAAATAAGGCTGCTTGTTGGTCGCCAAATATCGCCGTAATCGGTATTTCTGCGCCGAATAACTCCGGATCTGTTTTGCCAAACAAACCTATGCTAGGCTTAATTTCAGGCATCATCTGACGGGGAATTGCAAACAAGTCTAATAACTCTTCGTCCCAGTCTTTTGCTGCTAAATTCATCAACATCGTTCGACTCGCATTGCTATGGTCTGTTGCATGAATTTTGCCATTTGTCAAGTTCCACAAAATCCAACTATCGACAGTACCAGCAATAACGTTATTTAAGTTAACATTTGGTTGATTTTCGCGCAGCCAACTCAGTAACCAAGCGAGTTTCGTTGCGGAGAAATAAGCATCGACAACTAAACCTGTGCGTTGTTGAATTTCCGCAGCTTTACCTTGAGCAATTAATTGGCGACAATGAGCAGCAGTACGTCGATCTTGCCAGACGATCGCCTTATGCAACGGTTCGCCTGTAACCTTATCCCAAAGTAAACAAGTTTCGCGCTGCACAGTCAAACCAAGCGCAACTATTTGTTGAGGAGAAATACTCTTTTTGGCTAAAGCTTGTTGAATTACAGTACAAGTATCCTGCCAAATTTCTGTAGGGTCGTGTTCCAACCATCCAGGTTTAGGGTAATATTGCTTTAATTCTTGGTAAGCTTGGGTAACAAGATCGCCAGACGCATCGAAAACGATTGCACGGCTGCCTGTAGTACCGAGATCGAGAGCTAAAATATAATTTGTCATCGCTAGAAAAATTAGCGCTTGGTATTCTGGGATACTTAATAGCTTACAATCTCGTTACTTGCCGATCCATTTCTTTTTTTTAAGTGACTCAAAAAGTGATGTTATAATCTCTACCGTTAGAGAGATGAATTTTTGAGCAAAATGGATCGTCAAGACCCCAGAAAAGACACAAAAACCTTAATTTTGGTAGCCCTGATTACCAGTTCTTCTGTAGCGATCGGCTTTAATAATCTCAGATGGTTTTTGGGAAATGTATTGGTAGAAGGAAAACAAGTTTTAGAACAAATAGATCGTCAATAATTCAGGATAAATTCCGCGAAAGAAAGACATTTGCATCGAAAAAATATCTATCTAGCATTGCGTTCTTCCTGCGAAGGAATTTCATCTAGAGAAACTTGATTTTCTCTGTATCGCTTGACAAAATCGCGTCTAGATTTTAACCGAGAGTCACTTATTTCCGCAGATTGAAGAGAAAGAGAAGCCAAAAAAGACTTTGCTTGTTCTAATTCTGCATCATTATCAACTTCAATAATTAATCGCATCTGATACTTCCTCAGCATTTATTAGTTCAATTTTACCCTAAAGCAAAGTCTGTGTACTTGCGTACATGAGGAGCATGATATGCTAACACTATATCTTGCTTTGGAACACCCTTCTCAACTAATTGAGACGCGATCGCGTTTTCCGTTCCATCATATTGAACCCAGATTTTTCCCTCAATAATGTCAACGTGCAAAATACAGCCATAAATTCGCGTACTGCTGTTTTTCCACCCTAAGTTAACCAGTTGATAACGATCTCTCTCTCGGTCAAAAATAACCTGACTTTTAACTGGGTCATTCGGAGAGCGAAGTTTAGTTCTTTCGAGCAATAATTCTTGAATTAATTGGCGGTATAAATCTAATTTATCCATTGCACAATTTCCTCTTTGTCTGTACTGTAAACCAATAAAGGAATCTGGTTTCGACGCAGCACGGTTTGAATAAATGAATACTTGAAAAATCGTTTATAAATCTCTGATGGAATCGCTAGATACAAGCGTCTATCAGCTTCCTCTTCTTCTAAAGCAATCCGATAATTAATAAATTGACCAATAGCAGTATGAAACTCAGAAATAGTTGAAGGTGAGAGAAATGTTTTAATCTCTACGGCAATTTTATCACCATCTTTCGTTGCTGCAATTAATCTTTCTGCCCCTAGATCGATGTAAAAATCAACAAATCCTAAATCAATATGATACGGATCGTGAGTAATTGTCCACCCCTCATTCTCAAGTGCAGTTCTAACTAACTCGTGAAACGCATCTTTTGCACGCATAATCGTGAGTTATGGGACTTAAACTGTTTATGTCAATTTTATCGTGTATTGTCGTCCCGCCTCGATGCTGAGAGCAAGGGTAACAGAAATTTAGTCAAAACCGAATGGCGATCGCCGCGCTATACTAGAAAATTGTCAAGTAAATTTATCTTTAGTATATGTTTTGGGCTGATAAAATCGCAGCAGGTACGCAAGGCGAACAATTAGTTAATGATTCTAAGACTCCTTCTGGTAGAGTTCACGTAGGGTCTTTGCGGGGTGTAATTATCCACGATGTAATTTATCGTGCCTTGAAACGTGCTGACAAGCCCGTTAAATTTATGTATGGTGTGGATGACTACGATGCACTCGATACCGTACCCAAATATTTAGACCAAGCCAAGTTTTCTCCTTATCTCGGTTATCCTCTGTGTAA comes from Oscillatoria salina IIICB1 and encodes:
- a CDS encoding ABC transporter ATP-binding protein: MSEQLTADNLAYTNDEYQPIIIRIEDIYKVYGTGNAEVRALAGVDLIVKKGEYCSIMGPSGSGKSTAMNVIGCLDRPTSGSYYLDGVDVSQLPDSELATIRNRKIGFVFQQFHLLSQMTALENVMLPMVYAGVGSGERRDRAVAALTKVGLSNRLHNKPTQLSGGQQQRVAIARAIVNQPVLLLADEPTGALDSRTTQEVLDIFTELNATGITVVMVTHEPEVARLTKRIVWFRDGKVIHSHLTPEEMLAVAFSH
- a CDS encoding Uma2 family endonuclease; its protein translation is MIASPENFSITSEEYLQMEAQSPTKHEYIDGEVYAMAGASDVHVTISLNLASLLRNHVRGTGCRVYISDMKARIETKNRFYYPDVIVTCDERDQETTHYKSFPCLIVEVLSDSTEAFDRGDKFADYQTLATLQEYVLINSKRQRVECFRRGDNGLWILQFYTEEESVFQLKSVDFEGSLASLYEDVSFELQSEA
- the glpK gene encoding glycerol kinase GlpK, whose amino-acid sequence is MTNYILALDLGTTGSRAIVFDASGDLVTQAYQELKQYYPKPGWLEHDPTEIWQDTCTVIQQALAKKSISPQQIVALGLTVQRETCLLWDKVTGEPLHKAIVWQDRRTAAHCRQLIAQGKAAEIQQRTGLVVDAYFSATKLAWLLSWLRENQPNVNLNNVIAGTVDSWILWNLTNGKIHATDHSNASRTMLMNLAAKDWDEELLDLFAIPRQMMPEIKPSIGLFGKTDPELFGAEIPITAIFGDQQAALFAHGCDRAGMLKCTYGTGCFLVAQTEDNLTLSQHQLLATVAWTTAEKTNYALEGAMFTTGACIQWLRDGLKLIKSAAETETLATQVKDSNGVYFVPALSGLGTPHWDMSARGAFLGITGGVQREHIVRSVLESIAYQVKEVVEAINQDSDTAVKLLKVDGGACKNDFLMQFQADILGVPVERPAILDATAQGTAFGAGLAVGFYQDYRELIASRKVDRIFDPGVGANQAQDNFIIWQKAVERAKNWQDD
- a CDS encoding XisI protein, giving the protein MDKLDLYRQLIQELLLERTKLRSPNDPVKSQVIFDRERDRYQLVNLGWKNSSTRIYGCILHVDIIEGKIWVQYDGTENAIASQLVEKGVPKQDIVLAYHAPHVRKYTDFALG
- a CDS encoding XisH family protein codes for the protein MRAKDAFHELVRTALENEGWTITHDPYHIDLGFVDFYIDLGAERLIAATKDGDKIAVEIKTFLSPSTISEFHTAIGQFINYRIALEEEEADRRLYLAIPSEIYKRFFKYSFIQTVLRRNQIPLLVYSTDKEEIVQWIN